A single genomic interval of Spirosoma linguale DSM 74 harbors:
- a CDS encoding peptidase M14, carboxypeptidase A (KEGG: swp:swp_0178 peptidase M14, carboxypeptidase A) — MAKLPYFLTRFSCFVLLLAQLVSASVSGQNKAAEVTPYERDTTQTATYPQIIDWYQKLDRQYEQARLVEIGKTDIGKPLHLFLLAADKQFTARPDRVTLLINNGIHPGEPEGIDACMMLARNLLNGNKLPKNVLIAIVPVYNVGGSLNRGVSRVNQNGPVSYGFRGNARNLNLNRDFIKAEAENTKAFQTMFQSLKPQVFVDNHTSDGADYQHVLTYFATQKDKLHPEVSGYMTARFQPELDKLLIAKGFPPAPYVNHAGDTPESGLVGYNDTPRYSTGYAALFNCFGFTLETHMWKPFPARVEASYVFDEAVIRLCEREAGTILANQKRANDAVRTQKTFALSTKLDRSKTDSVTFLGYAAAYKPSEVSGLKRLYYDRSKPFTKRVPYWNTFTIDTQVDKPRSYVIPQAWREVIGELKRNGVRLQTLPKDTLMTVSAYYITEYKSPQRPYEGHFIHTGVKVRTEMQPIQFYKGDYLVQTDQATNRYIVETLEPQAVDSFFAWNFFESILDQKEYFSNYIFEDTAAELVKNDPSLRKQLDEKRATDKAFGESANAQLDFIYQRTPYYEKTHNRYPVYRLN; from the coding sequence ATGGCCAAACTTCCCTATTTCCTTACCCGTTTTTCCTGCTTTGTTCTTTTACTTGCTCAACTGGTGTCGGCCTCCGTATCTGGTCAGAATAAAGCCGCAGAGGTAACCCCTTACGAGCGCGATACGACCCAAACTGCTACTTACCCACAGATTATCGACTGGTATCAGAAGCTGGACCGGCAGTATGAGCAGGCCAGATTGGTTGAGATTGGTAAAACTGACATTGGGAAGCCCCTGCACTTGTTTCTGCTGGCGGCTGATAAACAGTTTACGGCCCGGCCGGATCGCGTTACGCTCTTGATCAATAACGGGATTCACCCCGGCGAACCCGAGGGAATTGACGCTTGTATGATGCTGGCACGTAACCTGCTCAACGGAAATAAACTCCCCAAAAACGTGCTGATTGCCATTGTACCCGTATACAACGTGGGCGGTAGCCTGAACCGGGGCGTGTCGCGGGTGAACCAGAACGGGCCGGTGTCTTATGGGTTTCGCGGAAATGCCCGCAACCTGAATCTCAACCGCGATTTTATCAAGGCCGAAGCCGAAAACACGAAAGCGTTTCAGACCATGTTTCAGTCGCTGAAACCACAGGTATTCGTCGATAACCACACCAGCGACGGTGCGGATTACCAGCACGTACTGACTTATTTTGCTACCCAGAAAGACAAGCTTCACCCGGAAGTGTCGGGCTATATGACGGCGCGCTTCCAGCCGGAGCTGGATAAATTACTGATCGCGAAAGGCTTCCCGCCCGCGCCCTACGTGAATCATGCCGGCGATACGCCCGAAAGCGGGCTGGTTGGTTATAACGATACCCCGCGCTATTCGACCGGATACGCGGCCCTGTTCAACTGTTTCGGGTTTACGCTGGAAACCCACATGTGGAAGCCTTTCCCGGCGCGGGTCGAAGCATCGTATGTGTTCGATGAAGCCGTTATTCGCCTTTGCGAGCGTGAAGCCGGGACGATCCTGGCAAACCAAAAACGGGCAAATGATGCCGTCCGTACTCAGAAAACCTTCGCGCTGAGTACAAAACTTGACCGCAGTAAAACAGATTCAGTGACATTTCTGGGGTATGCTGCGGCTTATAAGCCGAGCGAGGTGTCGGGGTTGAAACGGCTATATTACGACCGGTCGAAACCATTTACGAAGCGCGTTCCGTACTGGAATACATTTACCATTGATACGCAGGTTGACAAGCCCCGCAGTTATGTCATTCCGCAAGCCTGGCGGGAAGTCATCGGCGAACTGAAGCGGAATGGCGTCCGATTGCAAACCCTGCCGAAAGACACCCTGATGACCGTTTCGGCTTATTACATTACGGAGTATAAAAGCCCGCAGCGCCCCTACGAAGGCCACTTCATTCATACGGGCGTAAAAGTGCGGACGGAGATGCAGCCTATCCAGTTTTACAAAGGCGACTATCTGGTTCAGACCGATCAGGCTACCAATCGGTACATTGTCGAAACGTTGGAGCCGCAGGCTGTCGATTCTTTTTTTGCCTGGAATTTCTTCGAGAGCATCCTTGACCAGAAAGAGTATTTCTCCAACTACATCTTCGAAGATACAGCCGCCGAACTGGTGAAAAACGATCCGTCGTTACGGAAGCAACTGGATGAAAAACGGGCTACGGACAAAGCCTTCGGCGAAAGTGCCAATGCCCAACTGGATTTCATCTACCAGCGAACACCTTATTACGAAAAAACGCACAATCGCTACCCGGTTTACCGACTGAATTAA
- a CDS encoding Thioredoxin domain protein (PFAM: Thioredoxin domain~KEGG: AGAP012940-PA) — MTRHLLYKCLPYINNYVKYLSMVVFSTIKCAGADSTTINFYNGSYVELIAKAKSDNKAIFIDISTAWCGPCIRMNKEAFQAKSVVDQLNPIFLAYKVDAEKGEGIKIAKQFNVSSYPTLLFLNSSASLMYRVVGYTNISNLLNQITVATNAIKYSEPISKWDDEYSSGNRNPIFLYNYLVKREKLGLLGGEVVDEYIKTQQADSILSKHNLELLSKTVSSSRTKAYDVLINYISKQPIEDKEFYNRSILQLENALLNDRNEAIDKKNDVLFNKYIVRRKELFDLYKEDNKSRQLKVIKFIKMNYYQKTNNLKYYKRFAIPFAEQIMRLNVDSLHKIDSVDFIRFKEEIYLPPDSIRKQTYDAHFYERQHMHSELAAYDLNEIIKTYLQNAKYRNDLEQAIIWSKRVIMLIPDPLYLSINAQLLVKLGILHKAINLQKRAITQAKALGRDTKELERDLKIMRSRKP, encoded by the coding sequence TTAATTGCCAAAGCAAAAAGTGATAATAAAGCCATATTTATCGATATATCGACTGCATGGTGTGGCCCATGTATTCGAATGAATAAAGAAGCGTTCCAGGCAAAGAGTGTAGTAGATCAATTAAATCCAATTTTTTTAGCCTATAAAGTAGATGCAGAAAAAGGAGAAGGCATCAAAATTGCAAAACAATTTAACGTTTCGTCATATCCTACCCTGCTTTTTCTTAACTCTAGCGCTTCTTTAATGTATAGAGTAGTTGGGTATACTAATATATCTAATTTGTTGAATCAAATTACTGTCGCAACGAATGCAATCAAATACTCTGAACCGATATCTAAATGGGATGATGAGTATTCATCTGGAAATCGCAATCCTATTTTTCTTTATAATTATCTTGTTAAAAGAGAAAAACTAGGACTTCTGGGAGGTGAAGTAGTAGATGAGTATATAAAGACTCAGCAAGCAGATAGTATTTTATCAAAACATAATCTAGAATTATTGTCAAAAACAGTATCAAGTAGTCGAACAAAGGCGTATGATGTATTAATAAATTATATATCAAAACAACCCATTGAAGACAAAGAATTTTATAACAGGAGTATTTTACAATTGGAAAATGCGTTATTGAATGATCGTAATGAAGCGATTGACAAAAAAAATGATGTCTTGTTTAATAAATATATTGTCCGTCGAAAGGAGTTGTTTGATCTATACAAAGAAGATAACAAGTCGAGGCAACTGAAGGTAATTAAGTTTATTAAAATGAATTATTATCAAAAAACAAATAATTTGAAATATTATAAGAGATTCGCCATACCTTTTGCTGAGCAAATAATGAGGTTGAACGTTGATTCTCTGCACAAAATTGATTCAGTAGATTTTATACGTTTTAAGGAAGAAATTTATTTACCACCTGATTCCATAAGAAAACAAACTTATGATGCCCATTTTTATGAGAGGCAACATATGCATTCTGAGCTTGCTGCTTATGATCTAAATGAAATTATTAAAACTTACCTACAAAATGCAAAATATAGAAATGATCTTGAACAAGCTATAATTTGGTCAAAAAGAGTCATCATGCTAATTCCTGATCCATTATATCTAAGTATAAACGCACAATTATTAGTTAAACTAGGAATTTTACATAAGGCAATCAATCTTCAAAAAAGAGCAATCACACAGGCTAAAGCCTTAGGGAGAGATACGAAGGAGCTTGAAAGAGACTTAAAAATAATGAGAAGTAGAAAACCGTAG
- a CDS encoding hypothetical protein (KEGG: cak:Caul_1389 hypothetical protein), which yields MTFILRILLVGLLLAPHCLVAQRNGSTSTPESADVTAIRALRQQSNLAIQQRDLKGFGETMLPEIDVTRGSGSHVAGRDSVLASVVVQFKDPDFLGYVRTPDSIQVSTSNPLAAEHGHWTGRFKRPDGIQLITGTYLTMWRKTGQGWKIRSELFVSLTCTGSAACGK from the coding sequence ATGACGTTCATACTGCGTATTCTGCTGGTTGGTCTCCTGCTGGCACCCCATTGCCTGGTTGCGCAACGCAACGGCAGCACCAGTACGCCCGAATCAGCGGATGTTACCGCTATTCGGGCCTTGCGGCAACAGTCTAACCTTGCCATTCAACAGCGGGACCTCAAGGGGTTCGGTGAAACAATGCTGCCCGAAATTGACGTGACGCGGGGTAGTGGGTCGCACGTAGCGGGTCGGGATTCGGTGCTGGCCTCGGTAGTGGTGCAGTTTAAAGACCCAGACTTTTTGGGGTATGTACGCACGCCGGACAGTATACAGGTCAGTACGTCCAATCCGCTGGCGGCCGAGCACGGGCACTGGACTGGCCGCTTCAAACGTCCCGACGGTATACAACTCATTACGGGTACGTATCTGACGATGTGGCGTAAAACCGGGCAGGGCTGGAAAATTCGTTCCGAGCTGTTTGTGAGTTTGACGTGTACCGGAAGTGCGGCTTGCGGGAAGTGA